The Sebastes fasciatus isolate fSebFas1 chromosome 13, fSebFas1.pri, whole genome shotgun sequence genome includes a region encoding these proteins:
- the slc6a16a gene encoding sodium-dependent neutral amino acid transporter B(0)AT2, producing MTEKPPLDTNEDRAWLGEGQSETQLTAVNGADGDETCDADRPAWDSKVQYVLAQVGFSVGLGNVWRFPYLCHQNGGGAFMLLYVFLLVIVGVPLFFMELAAGQSIRQGSIGVWKHISPKLAGIGYSSCMVCFYVALYYNVIIAWSLFYMGNSFQYPLPWEHCPIDVTTNDTVKECAGSSPTSYFWFRKALNITNSIDESGELNPIMTGCLLAAWAIVSLAMIKGIKSSAKVMYFSSVFPYVVLFIFLIRGLMLDGAMEGIKYMFYPRLEIWGSVQVWRQAATQVFFALGLGYGSVIAYSSYNPVHNNCHRDALMVSGINFMTSVLASLVVFVVLGFRAKNIALRCVAKNLGLLSLMSSHGSNQHLGGLGWINMTDPSSVSLAEYREWYSHYSSMVGPNITDCSLEEEMNKGIEGTGLAFIAFTEVMALFPASPFWSTLFFLMLLNLGLSTMFGTMQGILTPLMDNFGLLGRHRTILTVSSCALGFLIGMLFTQRSGNYFVTMFDDYSATLPLIIVVIFETISVSWVYGTDRFLDDIEVMLKWRPPAVYKYLWKYVCLFAMIGLLAASLLRMVFKRPTYTAWNQTTASEMTLEYPGWALAMIVMLIVFATLPVPIGYIHSTLKNRRALNIHSEEGGGQEVHRELYTKCNSTELLDSNSHHRVPSEEEEAPPRTGFLPLGDEHYRLLPQQEEEDDDEQDTGV from the exons ATG ACGGAGAAACCTCCACTGGACACCAACGAGGACAGAGCCTGGCTGGGCGAGGGCCAGTCTGAAACTCAGCTCACAGCTGTGAACGGTGCAGATGGAGATGAGACATGTGATGCAGACAGACCAGCGTGGGACTCTAAGGTCCAGTATGTGTTGGCCCAGGTGGGGTTCAGTGTGGGCCTGGGGAACGTGTGGAGGTTCCCATACCTTTGCCATCAGAATGGAGGAG GGGCCTTCATGCTgctgtatgtttttcttttggtgATTGTGGGAGTTCCACTTTTTTTCATGGAGTTGGCAGCCGGCCAGAGCATTCGTCAGGGCAGCATCGGTGTGTGGAAGCACATCTCCCCAAAGCTGGCAGGGATCGGTTACTCCAGCTGCATG GTCTGTTTTTACGTGGCTCTTTACTACAATGTCATTATCGCATGGAGCCTGTTCTACATGGGTAATTCTTTTCAGTATCCTCTGCCGTGGGAACATTGTCCAATTGATGTGACCACCAATGACACAG TGAAAGAATGTGCCGGTTCTTCCCCAACGTCATATTTCTGGTTTCGGAAAGCCCTTAACATCACGAATTCCATCGATGAATCCGGCGAGTTAAACCCCATCATGACGGGCTGTTTACTGGCTGCTTGGGCAATTGTCTCCTTGGCTATGATCAAGGGCATCAAGTCTTCTGCAAAG GTGATGTACTTTTCCTCAGTCTTTCCCTACGTGGTGCTCTTCATTTTCCTCATCAGAGGGTTGATGTTGGACGGTGCGATGGAAGGAATCAAATATATGTTTTATCCTAGA CTGGAAATCTGGGGTAGTGTGCAGGTGTGGCGCCAGGCGGCCACACAAGTGTTTTTTGCCCTCGGACTGGGCTATGGCTCCGTTATCGCGTATTCTTCCTACAATCCAGTCCACAACAACTGCCACAGGGACGCGCTGATGGTCTCCGGCATCAACTTCATGACGTCTGTGCTGGCCTCGCTGGTGGTATTCGTTGTGCTGGGTTTCCGTGCCAAGAACATTGCATTACGCTGCGTGGCTAA AAACCTTGGTCTTCTAAGCCTCATGTCGTCCCATGGATCTAACCAGCATTTGGGTGGCCTTGGTTGGATCAACATGACAGATCCCAGCTCTGTGTCTCTAGCTGAATACAGAGAGTGGTACAGTCACTACAGTTCCATGGTGGGTCCTAACATCACCGACTGCAgtctggaggaggagatgaataAG GGCATTGAAGGGACAGGCCTGGCATTCATAGCGTTCACTGAGGTGATGGCCCTTTTCCCAGCCAGCCCCTTCTGGTCCACACTGTTCTTCCTCATGCTGCTCAACCTGGGCCTCAGCACCATGTTTGGGACCATGCAGGGAATCCTCACACCTCTCATGGACAATTTCGGCCTGTTGGGACGCCACCGGACCATCCTCACTG TGTCCAGCTGTGCTTTGGGGTTCTTAATAGGAATGCTGTTCACCCAGCGCTCAGGCAACTACTTTGTGACTATGTTTGACGACTACTCTGCGACTCTACCGTTAATCATCGTGGTAATCTTTGAAACTATCAGTGTGTCGTGGGTTTATGGGACAGACCG CTTCCTGGATGACATTGAAGTCATGCTCAAATGGCGCCCTCCAGCGGTGTACAAGTATCTCTGGAAATATGTTTGTCTGTTTGCGATGATTGGTCTTCTGGCTGCAAGTTTGCTGCGCATGGTCTTCAAAAGGCCCACATACACCGCCTGGAATCAAACCACG gCCTCTGAGATGACTCTTGAGTACCCCGGCTGGGCTCTTGCTATGATTGTCATGCTGATAGTCTTTGCTACCCTGCCGGTGCCTATTGGCTACATCCATTCCACGTTGAAAAACCGCAGGGCCCTTAACATTCACTCTGAGGAGGGAGGCGGCCAGGAGGTGCACCGCGAGTTGTACACAAAGTGCAACTCCACTGAGCTGCTGGATTCCAACTCGCACCACCGAGTCCcctctgaggaagaggaggctccTCCCAGGACTGGCTTCCTGCCTTTGGGTGACGAACACTACCGGCTCCTGcctcagcaggaggaggaagacgatgACGAACAGGATACAGGGGTGTGA